Sequence from the Methanobacteriaceae archaeon genome:
ATTGGCCTGATTTTGCCTGATCTTCTTAAAAGTTTTGGAGTCGGTGGTTACATCCTAAGCCTGATAATAATAGGTTTAGTAGTCAGTTCATTTGAATATGCCTTCCAAGGAAGATTTATGGGCCTTGTTTATCCAGTTGAAGTAGAAAATGAAGATGACCATGAAAAATTGGCAGAAAAGCAGCCTCGGTTTGCCCAGAACAATGAAAATTAAATATAACTTTTTATTTTTTTATAAACACATGCAAGAATTGAAAATTCATTCAAATATTAAAAAATCTAAAAGATAAATTCAGAAAATGTAATATTAAGAATTAGCTAAATTAATTAAAACAAAGAACTTTACTGGAGTAATATGCATGAACCTTGGAGATATGATTTCAAATTCAATTAAATTCCCTTTTAGTGATATGAAAAGATTTTTAGGACTTTTTCTTTTATATTTAAGTAGCATTACAATATTCTTGTTTCCTCTGACTATGGGTTATTCCCTGCGAATTATTGAAGCAACCACTCAGGGCAAAAATGAGTTGCCGGAATTTGTGGAATGGGGTAGGATGTATATAGATGGTTTAAAGCTGATTTTAATCTCAATAGTCTACTTTTTGATTCCAGCTATCCTCATTATCCTATCTGTGGTTATGATGAGTATTTCAGCAAGTTCTATTGTTTTGCTGATTATAGGACTTCTGGTTTTTATAATAATCAACCTGATCTATATTACCGCTGTGAACAATATGGCCTATGAAAAGAAATTAGAAGCCGCTTTTGACTTTAAAAAAATATTAGGAATCATAAAAAATATGGGCTGGTTAAACTACTTTGCTTATGTCCTCATAGCGGGTATCATAGCTGGTTTATTGTCTTTAATATCTGATCTATTCTCTTCAATAGAATTTTTTGGATTGGCCGGGTTATTGATAGGTCTCCTAGTATCATTATTAATCAGTAGTTACAGTTTAATGTACCAGTACAGATTTTTTGGACTATTATATTGCCATATGAAAACAGAATTATCACCTGAGAATGAAATTATAGAAAAAGAAGCGCCGGATGGTGGTTCTGAAATATAATTTTGTTAGAATAATTCTAAATATTTTTTTTATTTTTAACAGAATAGTTTATAAGGGAAAACCATCTAACAACTAATTTGCTTATATTAAGACTAAATTTATAATTAAGGGCCTGTAGTCTAGCCTGGAATATGACGTGGGACTTCGGATCCCAAGGTCGGGGGTTCAAATCCCCCCAGGTCCGCTATACTATTACTTTTATAGTTCGTTGACAGAGGCCGATTTTCAATTGACTTGAAAAATCACCTTTCGCTCTCTATGGCCTCTAGAGAACTACCATTTGTTAATTCTGCTTTTTTAATCATTACTGGTAATTTAAAATAGTTATTAATTCTTTATGTTTTTGACTTTATTTTCAGATTTTATTTTGACATTAAATTTAGTTTTATCACAAATTTCAGTTTAATTTTCTTAATTAATTTTTAAATTCAATTAGAAATTTTTTAATTAATATCACCACCATAATATCAAACATGATGAAATCTCCCAGCTCCCACTTAGGCCGTTATTATCCGGCCACCCGCCAAGAATGGAAGCAGTGGCTAAAAGATAACCATAAAACCTCAGCAGGCATATGGATCATTTATTATAAAAAAGGAAGCCAAAAACCAAGGGTATCCTATGATGATGCTGTGGAAGAGGCCCTTAGTTTTGGCTGGATTGACAGCACGGCCCATGCTCTAGATGAAGAGCGATATATGCAATTATTTACTCCCCGCAAGCCAAACAGTACCTGGTCGCGTATAAACAAGCAACGGGTGGAAAAACTTATAAAACTAGGTACCATGACCCCTGCTGGTCTGAAGAAAATTGAAATTGCCAAGAAAAATGGTTCCTGGAGCATAATGGATGATGTGGAAGATTTAATTGTTCCCAATAATCTAGAAATTGAATTTAAAAAAAATAAAGAGGCCCGCTCAAATTATAACAATTTTTCAAATTCTGTGAAAAAACAGGTTTTGTGGTTAATTGTAAGTGCTAAAAGGCCAGATACCCGGAAAAGAAGAATTAAAAAAGTTATAAAAGCTGTAGAAAAGAACGAAAAGCCATTTTAATATATCCTGGCCATTATATAAGCCATTTATGTAATTCAGGATATTTATCTAAAACACATTAATCAGTTCATTCATCCTCAATAACGGCCTCTTTAAAGAATTCAGGTACCAGAGAACGGTACAATGGACTTTTAAATAGCATTTTTATATTCTCATCCAGCACATAGGTGTAACACTCATCGTCCTGGGCCCTCATTCCCCGCCCATAGGCCTGCATAAGAGTCATTACAGTTTTATAGGCATACCATTTCTGGTCACGTTTTCGGCGCATGTTTACCTGTCTATCGCCCAGATAAGGGAATGGAACCTTGTAAATAACCTGAAAACGGCACTTATCATAGGGCAAATCCACCCCTTCACTCATGGAAGGGCTCACCAGGACCAGAGGCGATAAACTATTTTCAAATTGCTTTAAAACTCGCTCCCGGTTCATAGAATTGTGGGGTGTTAAACGAGAGTTAGGAATTTTTTGCATGATATAATTTTGACACTGGTAATTGTGAGTATGAATCAGCCCCTTATCGTGCTGGTGCCTTTTAAGAATCTTGTTTAAAATAGGTAAAGTATCAGGAGCAGTCCGTTTAATACGGTTTTTAGACATCTTACCTGCTAATTTGAATTCAATAGGCCGTTTAGATGCGGGAAATGGGCTGTCCACTTTGACGAAATATACTTCCCGGGGATCCAGGCCTAACCACTTGCAAAACATCTGATGAGAAAGAATAGTAGCACTCATGAATATACAGGTTTTTGCATGTTTGAATAAATTCTCTTCAGCATAATGATGAACTCTAAGTGGCTTAAATGAAACTCCGCCCTGATTAGGATCTACTACCCAATTTTTAGGTTCTTTCTCCAGATTTTCAGCCAGATCTCCCAGTCGAGAAACGGTATGGTTTATTCTATCTGCCTTATTTTTAGGCATGTCTTTAACATTTATATCCTGGTAGGAATCTCTTAAAAACTCCACCTGCAATATCCAATCGTTAGGGTCGGTGAATGTGGCCATTTTTGGAGGAATAACCTTTTTAATATCTTTTTCCAGTCTCTGATTGGAAACGATCACTTCTAATCTCCTCATGAGCTTATCTTCAATGTTGTGGGCCTCATCCAATATCATGAGGTCCCTTGCTCCGAAATGCCCCACGTAATTCAGTTCCAGAAGGGCATAATCATAATTCATGAGGGTGATGTCACTATTAACTGCATCCGCTTTTTGATCCCAGTAATGACAGTGGTCTGATGATTGGAAAAATACTGGATTGCCAAAAGAATCCTCGAATGCTTCAATGGCTCCAATAGTTGGTGATTTGCTCACCCCATAGCGACAATGGAATTTTTTAGAGCTGGGAGTGGTTTGACAGGTCCCAATGTCACAACCAGATTCCAGATCATCTGTCTTGCAGGAAAAGTTGCCCCTACCTTTTACCTGGCCAAAATCAAATTCATACGCATATTGATTCTGTAACTGTTTAGTCATGGTCAAAATATAGGCCGGTTCATATATTCTGGCCAAGGTGGTGGCTATAGCAGATTTACCAGTTCCTGTTCCTGCTTCCAGGACAATGTAGCGAAATCCTTCGTCAATAGCATTTTTAATATCCGATATAATGTCCAGCTGCCCTTCTCTCGGATCTGGAAAAGGGAAATTGTTAATAATTTCCTCGTCGATGTCCGGGAATCTACTTTTTATTTCGTTCCGTCGGGAAGATGAAAGAATAGTGCTGTTGGAAGGTTTTTTTGGAGTATAGGTAGAGGGTTTTGGAGAAGAATTTCTATAGGATTTGTTATAAAGTATATCTCTGGATTTCTCCTGTTTTGTGCTCTCAGGCCTAACGTAAGATTCTATTTTACTTTTAAAAGAGTTTGTACTTTTAGTTTTATTCCTATCACTGCATATACAACGATTTCTCATCATTCCACAATCAGGACAAAAAAGAGGGTTTGCCATGCCACATATATTAGTTTTGATGTTATAAATAAGTTTAAAGAGACCATTTGAAAAGTATTAATAAGCTCTTCTCCAGAGGTATTAAGCAGTTGGTCTTTGTAAAACTTTAAAAATTCCATTTTATAATGGTTAATTAAGCAAATAGATTAAAAAAAATCTGAAATTATTAAATTAAATTATAAATAAATAAATATAAGCAATGTGTATAAAATAGAAATTAATATTCTAAACGCTTATTCTAAAGTTTAAAATTCATTATTTTATTCTATATTAGAATTAATTAGAGTAATTAACTGTTTAATTCAGATATAATATTAATTATCAATGATTTTTAATTTACAAAAAATTTACTAACTAATTTAAATAATAAGGACCTTAGGTGTATTTTATGTCAAAAGGAAAATTAATAGGAGTGGGAGTGGGGCCTGGTGACCCTGAACTTCTAACTATCAAGGCCGGAAAAATTTTAAGCGAAGTAGCAGTGATATGTGCCCCTCGATCAGCCCCTGAAAAGCCCAGCATAGCTCTAGCCATTGTTCAGCCCACATTAAGTAATAGAAAAGATGATTATGAAACACTGGAACCTGTTTTTCCTATGACTGAGGATAAAAAGTCTCTGGAAGAACACTGGGACCAGGCCGCAGACATGGTGGCCATTCATTTAGAAAATGGAGATGACGTGGCCTTTGTGACCTTAGGAGATCCTTCCATATTCAGTACCTTCTCCTACCTTCAAAAGAGGATCCTGGAGAAAGGATATGATGTAGAAATGGTTCCAGGCATAACATCTTTTACAGGTTGTGCCTCAGCAGCAGGTATTCCACTGGTAGAAAAGGATGAGATACTAGTTATTGTTCCTAAAGTGGATAATAGACTGGAAAACATTCTAGACGATGGAGATACCTTCGTTATAATGAAAACTTCCCGCCATGGTGAATTGCTAGAGAACACTATTGAGGCCGATGAGCGGAATAAAGAAATTATTTCCGTGCAGAACTGTACCATGGAGAATGAAGAAGTGGTGCAAGGTTTTGTTAAAAATAAGAAATATCTCTCCACCACCCTGGTGAAGTTTTCCCGTGATTAAAATCGATTAAATCTTAAAAAACTTAATTTAATTAAATATTTATTTAATTATTTTAATTTATTTTAGATATTAGATGCCTTTTTTACTATCAAATCAAGCTCTTTCTATTTTTCTGCCAGTTCTTTTAGTATTTGTAGAGCTTTTGTCCAGGCATCCAGAAGATATTGCTTTAATTCTTCATCTATTTCTTCAGGCGCTGATAAATCCACTATTACCTCAGTTTTGCCATCAATCTCTTTAAAGGTATAATTTTCATGTGATCCGGCCCATTCTTTGGCCTCTTCACCTGTAGTATTTTCTTTTCTATCTTCCACCACACCTGTAGGTTCAATAGAAACGAACTCATAAGGCCTGCTTTCTTTAATCTGGGTCACCATTCCAGACATCTTCCCTTTCTCGTCCGGTGCCAGAAAAAGCATTTTACTGCCTTGATTCCAGTCCCCTTCATAGAAAGAACCCGGCATAAATGGCTCGGCCCATATTTTGTAAGTATCCAGATCAAGCATGGTGCGCCAGACCTTTTCTTTTGGAGCATTAATTACTATTGAAAATTGCTGATTTTCCATATTTATTCCCCCTTTTAAAATTCCTTAATGGATTTAAAATCAGAAAAATGTTCCGATTATTATTATTATTATTATAATATTTGAATTTTTAAATATAAAAATTGACTTATTTAACAAAAAATATTAATAAAGTTAATTTTTCTACAAAATCAGATTATTATTCAACTAATATTCAAAAAGTTAATCAGGAGACAACTCTTCAGAAAGCTCATCCAAAGATCCAATAACAAAACAACAGTACTTATCTCCTTTAGCATAGCACTTAATTTCATTAACAATAATTTTCTGAGATAAATGAGCCGAAAAGACAGCTTCCAATATTCCAGCATCCATTGCACATGCAGATTCACCCACATTAGGAAGAAGGCCACATTCAAAACAGTCATAGGCCCGTACCGTAATAGGATTTAAATTTTCTATCTCCAACCTACCCAGGCCATTGGATACCCAGAAATCGGCCAGATTTTTTAATAGCTCGCTGGTTTTTTTATTTTCCAGTTGTCGATAAAATACCTCCCCGATGCGCATCCCAGTCTGATTAAGTATAGGGTCCAGATTTATGCCTTCTTTAATCATTGCCACCCTTAAGGTGTGGAACATGAGCCGGAAAAATTCAAAAGGATCCCCATTATTTATTAAATTCTTTATAAGAAATTCTACTTTTTCTTCTTCTCTTTCCTGGACTTCTTGCTGGTTTAATTCACCAATATAACGAGAATTAATGAAAAATATCTTTTTACGTTGATCTGCAGGATGAGTTTTAGATCCAATTACCCCGTCTTGAGATAGGGCCTTGAGATGGACCGAAACGGTGGATTTAGATTTTCCAGTCACCTTCACTATCTCGTCGAAACTCAGTTCCTTTTCTCTTAAAGCAGAAAGTATAATGGATTTTACAGGGCTTTTAACTACATTTAGTCCTTTTGGAGTTGAAAAAATCTTTATAGGGCTTTTATTATTATTTTCCGACATTATATTTTTCTGCACGTTCTTTGGGGTTTCCATTTGATCTACCTGAATAATGATATGCTGGTTTTAGTATATAATAGTTCGCCCAATATAGAATGTTCGAGGAGAAGCGAACAGAAAATATTATATATTAGTTCGTATAGTATAGTATATTCTAGGAAAGACAAACAAGTTGAACAATGACAATAAATAATGACATAATAAATAAATTATCAATAAATAACACGAAATCGTTGTTCAATGAGTTCATTGAATTGTTAAAATAATTTAAATAGAATAATAAAGTTTTATAACGGTGAAAATATGAAAGCAGAAGCAACAAAGATTACTGATGGAGTATACTGGGTAGGAGTATTAGATTGGGATTTGAGAACTTACCATGGATACACCTTGAATGGAACTAGCTACAATGCCTACCTGGTTTTCGGTGAGAAAAAAGTGGCCTTAATTGACAATGCCTACCCTGGAAAATTCCCAGAACTCTATGCTAGAATCGAAAACGCCTTCCAGCAAGAGGGAAGAGAAGTTAATATTGATGTTATTGTTCAAAACCACGTGGAAAAAGATCACAGTGGATTACTGGTAGAATTACATAAGAAATTCCCACAAGCCCCTATTTACTGCACAGAAATTGCAATTCCTGGTCTTTTAAAGCATTTCCCTGCTCTGGAAGGAGCAGAATTCGTGAAAGTAGGTACTGGAGAAGCTCTGGAACTGGGAGGAAAAACTCTGGCCTTTTTAGAAGCTTTCCTCTTGCACTGGCCAGACAGCATGTTCACCTTACTGGTGGAAGACGGCATATTATTCCCAAATGATGCATTTGGACAGCATCTGTGCTTCCCACAAAGATACGATCATCAAATTCCAGAATACATTCTAATGGATGCCACTAAAAAGTTCTATGCCAACCTGATTACACCATTATCCAAATTAGTGTTGAAAAAATTCCAGGAAGTCACCGATCTAGGATTATTAGAACAAATAAAAATGATTGCACCATCACACGGTCAAATCTGGACCGACCCTATGAAAGTTATTGGGGCCTACAGTGAATGGGCCACTGGAAAGTGCGAGGACAAGGTCACCATCATATACGATACCATGCATTCCTCCACACAGAAACTGGCACATTCACTGGCTGAAGGTGTAATGAGTGAGGGAATTAACGTGGAAATCTACTACCTCCACGAAGATGAGCGAAGTGAGATTGTTAAGTCTATACTGGACAGTAAAGCTATCGCCTTGGGTGCACCAACCATTTATGATGAACCATTCCCTAGTGTGGGAGACCTTATTTACTATCTCCGAGGATTGAAATTCGACCGTACTGGAAGAGAAAGATTGGCAGTCACCTTTGGATCCATGGGTGGCCAAGGAGGAGCACCGGCCAGCCTGTCCAAGGATTTAACTGACTGCGGATTCAATGTCAGGGAACAATACGAAATATTATATGTTCCTGACCAGGACGAGCTGGATGCCATCTTTGAAGTGGGTAAAAAACTGGCCCAGAAAGTTAAAACATTGTAAATGATGAATCTGGTTTTTTAATCAATAAGTTAAACACCAGCATTCAATTATTTAATTTAATTTTATATTCGCTAAAACCCCCTAACCTTGCGAAATAATATAAAAATAAAATGTCCCGGGGAACCGGGCATTAAACTCACAAAAATAAAATAAACCATTTGGAGGAATAAAATATGGAAATTATAAACGAACACGAAATTGGAATTTGTAAAGGAACTGACTTAGAAAAAGCTGTAGCAGCCAATTTTAATGGTGAATGTCAAGAAGTGGGAATGTACCTGGCCATGGCCCGATTAGCCCAAAGAGAAGGACTTCCAGAAATTGCTGAAACCTTGAAAACCATTGCCGGGGAAGAAGCAGAACATGCATCGCATTTTGCTGAATTAAACGGTGTTATCAAAACTTCCTTAAGAGAAAACCTGGAAATGATGTTGGAAGGCGAAACCATGGCCAACAATGAGAAAAAGGCGGCAGCCAAACTGGCTAAAGAATGTGATATTGATCCTGCCCATGATTTCTTTGATGAAAGCTCTAGAGATGAAGGAAGACACGCCAAAATGTTACAGGGATTACTGGAGAGATACTTTTAATTGAAATCCATTCAATTAATTTTTAATAAGATGTGCCGCCTCCAAGGAATCATCTAATTCTCTCCATTTCCTTTAATTTTTTTATAATTCTTTTTTTATCTTTAAAAATTTAAATTCCAGAATTTATCTTAATTTTTTGGTTATAATAAAAAATTAATCATATATTCAAATCTAGTTGTTTAGAACTAACGTTAGTTTTATATAGGTTGAAAAACACTGCTACTAACGAACGTTAGTTTATAAATTGTAAAATAAAAATAATTGAATTTACAAAATAATTTTAATCAGATTTTATATAAAATTGTGATTCTATGACCGAAAAAATAAAAAATTCTAATAAATTAAATCTCACCCGTTCCGGGCTTCTTTTTTTCCTGGTAGGTTCTATAATTTTGATGGGGATTATTACCGCTGAGACTTTCTATCCTGAAAAATATACTTACACCACTTCAGATAGTATGATTAGTGATCTGGGGGCCACCGAACCACCAAACAGTATCATAACCCAGCCATCCGCCACCATATTCAATTTTAGCATGATTATAGTGGGTATTTTAGTTCTTTTAGGTACTTATTTCTTATTTAGGGCCTTAAATGATAAAATAGCGACAATTCTAATAGGATTATTAGGATTAGGAGCTTTAGGTGTGGGAATATTTCCAGGAAATGTGAATCCTCAGCACCCTCTATTTGCTCTGACCACTTTCATCAGCGGAGGAGTATCTGCTATTTACTCCTACCGCTTGATCAATTCGCCATTTAAATATTTATCCGTTTTATTTGGAATTACTGGCCTGTTTTTCTTATTTACCGCCATTATTTTTATACCAATTATGGGAGGGGGCGGAGTTGAAAGATGGGTCGCTTACCCCATAGTGCTGTGGTTGATTGGATTTGGAGGATATTTAATGGGATTAAGCTCTAAAGAGAAAGAAATTGTTGCTAAATAAAATAAACAGGAAAAAATAAGAAAAAAGGTAAAAAGGTTTTAATTTTCAAAATATCTCCAAAATAATCAAGATTTAAGATTATTCGAGATATTGTGGTTTGAATCTTTTTTATTTTCCTTTCTTTTATGCATACGTTGCAGTTTAGCGCAAGCATCCTCTGCTGCTAGAATAATAGGATCTATAACCATAGAAACTGGAGGAGCATATGAAAATTCTGTATTGGCCAATTCTGCACAAGTCATTTCCTGGGCAATGGCCAGAGACATGGTGTCCACTCTTTCGGCCACTCGCTCTTCAGCGATGATTTGGCAACCTATGATTCGTCCTTTCATATCACAGATCATTTTTACATCAATTCTTTTTGCCCCAGGATAATAACGGGCCTTGGTAAGGGCCTTACTTTTGCCAGAAATTACTTTTATTCCATTCTGCAAGGCAGATGTTTTGGTCAAACCAACCGCTCCAAATTCCAGATTACCTACCTGAGATACCATGGAGTTCAAAACCGGGTTAAATTTAGCATCAATCCCCACAATATTCCGGGCCGCAATTTTAGCCTGTCTTACTGCAGTGGAACCTAAAGGAGATTGAGTATTATGGCCAGTTATGGCATCATATACCTCAACACAGTCCCCTACAGCATATATATTGGGAACCGAGGTTTGCATCTTCTCGTTTACTTCGATGGCCCATCTTCCCAAATCACAACCCGCCATTTTAGCCATGGTGGTTTCCGGGCGCACCCCAGTAGCTAAAATAACCATATCGGTTCTTATTTCTTCTTCATCACCAAATATGGCACCTTCCACTTGTGTTTCCCCAGTGATTTTTTCAATAGGTGTTCCTAAAATTACATTTATTCCCTTTTTCTCAATGTAATTTTGGACTATTTTGGCCATGTCTGGATCCAGTGAGCGAGGAACGATTTGAGGAAGCATTTCGGTCACGGTGACATCCAAGCCCATATTTTTAAGGCCAAAAGCAATTTCCAGGCCAATTAATCCAGCACCTACCACAATAGCTTTTTTGCTTTTTTCAGCCCATCTCATTATTTGTTTTCCATCTTTAATTGTTCGGATTTTGAAAACTCCATCCAGGTAACACCCTTCCATAGGTGGAATAAAAGGAGAACCTCCTGTGGCAATTACTAGATAATCATATTTTAATTCCTTTTCAACATCATTTTGGCCTTCTTGTAGATGGTATTTAATAGTATTTTCCGCTTCTTTTACCTCAACTACCTCTGCTTGAATTATAACATCGATATTCCGCTCCAGATAATCCTCTGGTTCATGCATGATTATATTTTCAAAGCAATCTACTTCCCCGCACAATACGTAGGGTATTGCACATGGAGAGTATGCTATGTGCTCTTCCCGAGTTATAACGGTTATTTCAGCATTTTCGTCGTATTTACGTATGTTGGAAGCTGTGGAAAGCCCACCGGCCCCTCCACCAATTACTACTACTTTCATTTTGTTTTTTTCTCCTGTAGGAAATTAAAATTTGATATAATTTCTGTAAATTTTGCCTTATAAGTTATGGGAATTATATCCTCAGGATGCCTAAAAGAATAAAAAATTAGCTAGATAAAACAGCCCATAATGGTTCCCATTAAATTTAAGATAATAATTGGTCGATTTTAATTTAATTCTTATAATTGTCTCTTAAGAATCAACAGAACATTTATATACTATATCCATATATTTAGATATAGTGATTATATCCATGAATTTGGATATATGGAAATAAGTTGAATAAAAATTTCACCATAAATTGATTAAATTAAAATTTTGAGGGTTTTAAAATGCAGGAAAAAGAAATCAAGGAATTCGTAAAAGACAGGTACTCCAAAATAGCAAAAAAAGAAAATTCCTCTTGTTCATGCTGTTCAGGAGCAGATTCAGTTACTGAACAGGCTCAGGCAGTAGGATACAGTACCGAAGAACTTAAAAGTATTCCTGAAGAGGCAGTATTTGGTTTAGGATGTGGAAACCCCACTGCACTTGCCGAAATTCAGGATGGGGAGACCGTACTGGATTTAGGTTCCGGTGGAGGTATAGATGTTTTCCTGGCATCCAATAAAGTGGGAGATGGAGGAAAAGTCATTGGATTGGACATGACTCCGGACATGATTGAAACTGCCGTTAAAAATGCCCAAAAAGGTGGATACACCAATGTAGAATTCAAATTAGGTGAAATAGAAAATTTGCCTATTGAAGAGAGCACTATTGATGTTATAATCAGTAACTGTGTCATAAATCTCACCCCTGATAAAAATAAGGCCTATCAAGAAGTTTATCGGGTTTTAAAACCGGGAGGAAGAATTTTAGTCTCGGATCTAGTTACTGAAGGCCATATTCCCCATGAGATACGAAAAAACTTCCAGGCCTGGTCTGAATGTATTGGTGGAGCCATGGAGAAGCAAGATTATTTAAGTACCATTAAAAAAGCCGGTTTTAAAGAAGTGGAAATAATAGAACAACATTTTTTCACCGAAACTAATATGGACGAACGTCTTATAGGAAAAATCACCAGCATACAACTCAAAGCCATGAAATAAGAATAATTTACAATTTTGAAACTAAAAATATTTACGAGGTTAAACTATGGATAATAATAATAAATATGGATGCGAGTCCGAGAATAATGAATATTCTACAGAATCAGAAGAAAATAAATTTGATGCACTTAAAGAAAATGAAGAATGCTTGTGTAGTGAAAAATCCTCAGAAAACGAGGCAGAATCTCCTGAAAATAGTGGATGTGGTTGTGATGAATCACTAGCAGAAACAATGACTCCGGATGTGGATGTGGAGATGTAGAATATCCCGACCAATCACAAGTTAATAATCCAGAAAATGCAGAATTTCTGGCATCTGAAGAGTTTATCAAAGAATTTGAGAGCTATACTAAATCACTGGGAATTAGTAGTATAGGATACAGCCAAATTACTTCTGATTTGTTAATTAAAGATAAATTCATCCCTTATCCCCACACCATTGTATTGACCATGCCCATGGGTGAAGATATCATTGCTACTGCCCCCGGGGAGGAAGCTCAGGAGTTAAATAATGCTGCCTATGCTAAATTAGGTGAAATAAGCTATAAAATTTCAGATTATCTTCGAAAAAATGGTTACGCCACCCAGGTGGCCCATACTTACGAAGGTAATATTAATTTCTCCCCGCTGGCTCAAAAAGCAGGATTAGTACAGATAGGAAAAATTGGCCTTCTCATAACCCCTTAACTTGGCCCTCGACTGAAAATTTCTGCTATATTCGTCAGTATAGCAAATTTACCTGTGAAAAACGAAAATGAGCATTCCTGGATAAATGATTACTGTAATAGATGCAGCAACTGTGTTAAGGCCTGCCCTGAAAAAGCACTGCTAGAAAAAGAAGCTTGCTGTGGAAATACTGAAACGAAACTGGTGCAAAAACTCTGTATAGGTTGTAGCCAGGGTTGTACATACTGTATAGAAGATTGTCCCTTCCACAGTAAAGGTTATGACCACCTTAAAATTAAATTTGACAAAATGACGGCTAAATTAAGAGAAAAAAACAAAAATAAGTGCTATTAATCTTAACATGTGTGATTTGATGGTTAAAGAAGAAAATGAAAAGGTGAGAATGAAAAACACCCACAGCAGAGGTGGCATTTCATGTAAATGGGGGATAAACGTGCAAAAAGAATCTCATCTTAAAGATGCCATATGTGAAAAATGTGATAAGGTATATAAAACTGATAAAGAGGAATATATTTGTCCTGATTGCCAAAATAAAAGTTGAAAGCTAAAGGTGATTTATTTGAAAACATGTGAAATTACTGGCGAAGGAGACCATTATAATGGC
This genomic interval carries:
- a CDS encoding YdeI/OmpD-associated family protein codes for the protein MMKSPSSHLGRYYPATRQEWKQWLKDNHKTSAGIWIIYYKKGSQKPRVSYDDAVEEALSFGWIDSTAHALDEERYMQLFTPRKPNSTWSRINKQRVEKLIKLGTMTPAGLKKIEIAKKNGSWSIMDDVEDLIVPNNLEIEFKKNKEARSNYNNFSNSVKKQVLWLIVSAKRPDTRKRRIKKVIKAVEKNEKPF
- a CDS encoding SRPBCC domain-containing protein — translated: MENQQFSIVINAPKEKVWRTMLDLDTYKIWAEPFMPGSFYEGDWNQGSKMLFLAPDEKGKMSGMVTQIKESRPYEFVSIEPTGVVEDRKENTTGEEAKEWAGSHENYTFKEIDGKTEVIVDLSAPEEIDEELKQYLLDAWTKALQILKELAEK
- a CDS encoding V4R domain-containing protein; this encodes METPKNVQKNIMSENNNKSPIKIFSTPKGLNVVKSPVKSIILSALREKELSFDEIVKVTGKSKSTVSVHLKALSQDGVIGSKTHPADQRKKIFFINSRYIGELNQQEVQEREEEKVEFLIKNLINNGDPFEFFRLMFHTLRVAMIKEGINLDPILNQTGMRIGEVFYRQLENKKTSELLKNLADFWVSNGLGRLEIENLNPITVRAYDCFECGLLPNVGESACAMDAGILEAVFSAHLSQKIIVNEIKCYAKGDKYCCFVIGSLDELSEELSPD
- a CDS encoding FprA family A-type flavoprotein; its protein translation is MKAEATKITDGVYWVGVLDWDLRTYHGYTLNGTSYNAYLVFGEKKVALIDNAYPGKFPELYARIENAFQQEGREVNIDVIVQNHVEKDHSGLLVELHKKFPQAPIYCTEIAIPGLLKHFPALEGAEFVKVGTGEALELGGKTLAFLEAFLLHWPDSMFTLLVEDGILFPNDAFGQHLCFPQRYDHQIPEYILMDATKKFYANLITPLSKLVLKKFQEVTDLGLLEQIKMIAPSHGQIWTDPMKVIGAYSEWATGKCEDKVTIIYDTMHSSTQKLAHSLAEGVMSEGINVEIYYLHEDERSEIVKSILDSKAIALGAPTIYDEPFPSVGDLIYYLRGLKFDRTGRERLAVTFGSMGGQGGAPASLSKDLTDCGFNVREQYEILYVPDQDELDAIFEVGKKLAQKVKTL
- the cobI gene encoding precorrin-2 C(20)-methyltransferase — its product is MSKGKLIGVGVGPGDPELLTIKAGKILSEVAVICAPRSAPEKPSIALAIVQPTLSNRKDDYETLEPVFPMTEDKKSLEEHWDQAADMVAIHLENGDDVAFVTLGDPSIFSTFSYLQKRILEKGYDVEMVPGITSFTGCASAAGIPLVEKDEILVIVPKVDNRLENILDDGDTFVIMKTSRHGELLENTIEADERNKEIISVQNCTMENEEVVQGFVKNKKYLSTTLVKFSRD
- a CDS encoding DUF4013 domain-containing protein — translated: MNLGDMISNSIKFPFSDMKRFLGLFLLYLSSITIFLFPLTMGYSLRIIEATTQGKNELPEFVEWGRMYIDGLKLILISIVYFLIPAILIILSVVMMSISASSIVLLIIGLLVFIIINLIYITAVNNMAYEKKLEAAFDFKKILGIIKNMGWLNYFAYVLIAGIIAGLLSLISDLFSSIEFFGLAGLLIGLLVSLLISSYSLMYQYRFFGLLYCHMKTELSPENEIIEKEAPDGGSEI
- a CDS encoding ATP-dependent DNA helicase — translated: MANPLFCPDCGMMRNRCICSDRNKTKSTNSFKSKIESYVRPESTKQEKSRDILYNKSYRNSSPKPSTYTPKKPSNSTILSSSRRNEIKSRFPDIDEEIINNFPFPDPREGQLDIISDIKNAIDEGFRYIVLEAGTGTGKSAIATTLARIYEPAYILTMTKQLQNQYAYEFDFGQVKGRGNFSCKTDDLESGCDIGTCQTTPSSKKFHCRYGVSKSPTIGAIEAFEDSFGNPVFFQSSDHCHYWDQKADAVNSDITLMNYDYALLELNYVGHFGARDLMILDEAHNIEDKLMRRLEVIVSNQRLEKDIKKVIPPKMATFTDPNDWILQVEFLRDSYQDINVKDMPKNKADRINHTVSRLGDLAENLEKEPKNWVVDPNQGGVSFKPLRVHHYAEENLFKHAKTCIFMSATILSHQMFCKWLGLDPREVYFVKVDSPFPASKRPIEFKLAGKMSKNRIKRTAPDTLPILNKILKRHQHDKGLIHTHNYQCQNYIMQKIPNSRLTPHNSMNRERVLKQFENSLSPLVLVSPSMSEGVDLPYDKCRFQVIYKVPFPYLGDRQVNMRRKRDQKWYAYKTVMTLMQAYGRGMRAQDDECYTYVLDENIKMLFKSPLYRSLVPEFFKEAVIEDE